Below is a genomic region from Echinicola rosea.
AATGGGCAAAAAGATCATGGCGATCTAGAAATCATGAAAGCACAGGAATTCATCGAGCAGCATTATGGAGAAAAAATTACGGTAGATCAACTGGCCCGTATGGTGGCGTTGAGCAGAAGGAGTTTTGAGCGACGGTTTAAGCAGATGACAGGAAATACGGTGATAGCATATTTTCAGCGGGTGAAAATTGAAGCTGCCAAGAGGAGCTTTGAATCGTCTGGAAAGAATATTTCGGAGGTTATGTTTGATGTGGGCTATACCGATTCCAAAGCTTTCAGATCCGTGTTCAAGAAAATCACCGGGTTGACACCCAATGCCTACCGAAACAAATATCATAAGGTCTTGCCTGCCATTTGAAAAAAGTTTTTACCTTGGTCAGGGTAATTGCTTCCCAGCGTGTCCTAAGATCAAGGACGGAGAAAGACTCCAAAATTCCAACAAGATATGTGAAGAAATAACCGTTTGATAACACAAATGGGTTAACCTTAAATGCAAAATCCCGTTTGCTGTTGACAGTTGTAGGTGTTTGTCTTGCGAGCAGCACCAAATCGAAGAATTGGTTTTTCAGATCTAAACATCTTGGGACATTATTTAGTTATCAATTTTTAAAAAATGTAATCAATCAAACCAAATGAGGGAAAACATGAGAACAAGCTCACAAAAGAGTTTGTTGAGAAAAATATTGCTTTTTGGCATCTGCCTGGGACTAGGAAATATGGCCGTTTGGGCACAGACCAAGCACACCATTCGAGGAACAATGGAAGATGCATCCACTGGGGAAGGGCTTATTGGGGCTACGATATTTGTAAAGGAACTTAGCACTGGAGGAACCAGTAATGTATATGGGTTTTATTCCTTGACCATCCCAGAAGGACAATATACTTTGACCTATAGTTTTGTCGGCTATGAATCAGTGACCAAAACCATTACCCTTGATGGAGATAAGACTATTGATGTGGAGTTGGTCCCTGGATCTGCCGAACTAGAGGAAGTGGTGGTAAGTGCCGAGCCCGAAGATCAAAATGTGCGCTCCACCCAGATGAGCGTCAATAAACTGGACATGCGGGAAGTGGAATCCATTCCAGTGGTATTTGGGGAAAAAGATATTGTAAAGACCATACAGTTGCTCCCTGGGATCAAAGGCAACGAAGGAAGTGGAGGATTCTTTGTGCGAGGGGGAAGTGCAGACCAAAACCTGATATTGCTGGATGAGGCCCCTGTGTACAATGCATCACATTTGCTAGGTTTTTTCTCTGTATTCAATTCTGATGCGATCAAGGACTTGTCCATCTACAAAGGCCACATTCCTGCTGAATATGGCGGAAGGGCATCCTCTGTCTTGGATATCAAAATGAAAGAGGGTAACACCAAGAAATTTGCCGCACAAGGCGGAATAGGGTTGATTTCCAGTCGTGCTACCATCGAGGCTCCGATAGTGAAGGACAAGGGGTCATTTGTCATTTCTGGCCGAAGGACCTATGTAGATCTTTTTTTGAAGCTTTCCAATGATGATGATATCAATAAATCCACGCTGTACTTCTATGACCTGAATGCCAAGGCGAATTACAAGTTTGGCGATAAAGACCGGGTGTTCGTTTCAGGATATTTTGGAAGGGATAATTTTGGTTACGCAGATCTGTTTGGGTTTGACTGGGGAAATGCCACCGGTACTGTCCGCTGGAACCACCTGTTCAATGATCGCTTGTTTTTAAACTCCACTGTCGTGTTCAGTGATTATAATTATGTGGTGGACATCGCTGGAGAGGAAGAGGAGAATGATGGATTTAAGGTGACTTCTTCGATCAGGGACATTAGCTTGAAGGAAGATTTCGAATATTATATCAATCCTGATAACACGTTGAAGTTTGGGGC
It encodes:
- a CDS encoding TonB-dependent receptor, coding for MRTSSQKSLLRKILLFGICLGLGNMAVWAQTKHTIRGTMEDASTGEGLIGATIFVKELSTGGTSNVYGFYSLTIPEGQYTLTYSFVGYESVTKTITLDGDKTIDVELVPGSAELEEVVVSAEPEDQNVRSTQMSVNKLDMREVESIPVVFGEKDIVKTIQLLPGIKGNEGSGGFFVRGGSADQNLILLDEAPVYNASHLLGFFSVFNSDAIKDLSIYKGHIPAEYGGRASSVLDIKMKEGNTKKFAAQGGIGLISSRATIEAPIVKDKGSFVISGRRTYVDLFLKLSNDDDINKSTLYFYDLNAKANYKFGDKDRVFVSGYFGRDNFGYADLFGFDWGNATGTVRWNHLFNDRLFLNSTVVFSDYNYVVDIAGEEEENDGFKVTSSIRDISLKEDFEYYINPDNTLKFGAGLIRHNFVPGKISPQGDSYINAQTLQNKYAWEAAAYVSEELKVSPSLSVNGGLRYSWFAQVGPGEVFTYDQDGDVVSSKDYDKGEIVETYGGLEPRLGLTYMLNDETSLKASYGRNRQYLHLVSNSTSGTPIDLWIPSSNNVKPQIADQIAMGYYRNFKDNMYETSLEVYYKDMQNQVDYRTGAELVFNENVESQLLFGKGWSYGAEFLLRKNTGRLTGWVSYTISKTEREFAGVDYGEVYPASWDRPHDFSVVGIYQLNKKWNLSASFVYRSGNAVTYPVGKYEMKGEVINMYGKRNNNRMPDYNRLDIGATMKLKETKKFSSDLNFSIYNVYARKNAYSISFRENRDDPTQTEAVKIALFSILPSVTYNFRFK